A portion of the Agrobacterium tumefaciens genome contains these proteins:
- a CDS encoding polysaccharide biosynthesis tyrosine autokinase, whose product MADIDKSGFTADFIDIDAVLATVRRQWRVVLAAVAIAGTIGLAYAATAVPIYSASATLLIDRNNSQVVEQLSTIGGVVEDEASILSQVEVLQSETIGIAVVDSLNLTENQEFRANRASLLSSIFGTIRSLVNVSQWFSPAKETVIDDGTLKRALSDRLLDGLSVKRIGRTYALELTYNSTSPVLAAQIVNAVASAYLVDKLNSKYEATKRASDWLSDRIAELRQRALDTDLAVQKFRAEHGLIETGNNGLLSDQQLAESNSALILAQSETARSRARVQRIEHILATDDVDAVVTDILESSVANDLRKKYLESSKIETEITRRLGSNHVQAVRLRNEMQEYRRLMFQEISRIAQSYKSDLEVSEAREKSLAESVAKATSVSNSASQTQVQLRELQREAETYKNMYQTFLQRYQEAMQQQSFPVTEARVISRAVPPNIPSKPNKPLLLALFMIMGAAAGGGIAMFREFRDRFFRTGEQVRDVLGLEFLGNTPLVQNKPGTDVLPKGQEGPPTATRPSSVARYTVDHPLSSFAETLRSTRLAIDLGIPPKTGARVVGVVSALPSEGKSTISINLAQLLAGQGARVLLLDADIRNPGATRALGRHAAEGLLEVLLEGRNMRDVLLHDEKTRLAFLPTVVKQRVPHSSELLTSAQMYKLLAEASSLFDYIIVDLPPLGPVVDARAMAGRIDGFVFVTEWGKTARRAVRNTIENEVQIRKKCLGVILNKVDTEKLKLYRAYGSSEYYHARYTRYYHD is encoded by the coding sequence ATGGCCGATATCGACAAAAGCGGATTTACAGCCGACTTTATCGATATAGACGCCGTTCTTGCCACGGTCCGCCGACAGTGGCGCGTCGTTCTCGCGGCAGTCGCCATTGCCGGGACAATCGGTCTCGCTTACGCCGCGACGGCCGTTCCGATCTATTCAGCTTCGGCTACCCTTTTGATCGACCGCAACAACAGCCAGGTCGTCGAGCAGCTTTCGACAATCGGCGGCGTCGTGGAGGACGAGGCTTCCATTCTCAGCCAGGTCGAGGTCCTGCAATCGGAAACCATCGGGATTGCCGTCGTCGACAGTTTGAACCTGACGGAAAATCAGGAATTCAGGGCAAACCGCGCCTCGCTTCTGAGTTCGATATTCGGCACCATCCGTTCGCTCGTCAACGTTTCGCAATGGTTCTCACCGGCGAAAGAGACCGTCATCGATGACGGCACCCTGAAGCGGGCGCTGTCGGACCGGCTGCTGGACGGTCTCAGCGTCAAGCGTATCGGCCGGACCTACGCGCTGGAACTGACCTACAACTCGACATCACCGGTTCTAGCCGCCCAGATCGTCAATGCGGTGGCGTCGGCCTATCTGGTGGACAAGCTGAACTCCAAATACGAGGCGACGAAGCGGGCCAGCGACTGGTTGTCCGACCGTATTGCCGAGTTGCGTCAGCGGGCACTCGACACCGACCTTGCCGTACAGAAATTTCGCGCTGAACACGGCTTGATCGAGACCGGCAATAACGGCCTGCTTTCCGATCAGCAACTGGCCGAGTCCAACAGCGCGCTTATTCTGGCGCAGTCGGAAACGGCGAGGTCGCGAGCGCGGGTACAACGCATCGAACATATCCTTGCCACAGACGATGTCGACGCCGTCGTCACCGATATTCTCGAGAGCTCGGTCGCGAACGATCTGCGCAAGAAATATCTCGAATCCTCGAAGATCGAAACGGAAATCACCCGCAGGCTTGGCAGCAACCATGTTCAGGCGGTGCGTCTGCGCAACGAAATGCAAGAATACCGCCGGCTGATGTTCCAGGAAATCAGCCGTATTGCGCAAAGTTACAAGAGCGATTTGGAGGTTTCGGAAGCAAGAGAGAAATCACTTGCGGAGAGCGTTGCCAAGGCTACCAGCGTCAGCAACTCGGCCAGCCAGACCCAGGTTCAGCTCCGCGAATTGCAGCGTGAGGCGGAAACTTACAAGAACATGTATCAGACCTTCCTGCAGCGTTATCAGGAAGCGATGCAGCAGCAATCCTTCCCCGTAACGGAAGCACGCGTGATTTCGAGGGCAGTTCCGCCCAACATTCCAAGCAAACCGAACAAACCGCTACTTTTGGCGCTGTTCATGATCATGGGCGCCGCGGCCGGCGGTGGCATCGCCATGTTTCGCGAGTTCCGCGACCGTTTCTTCCGCACCGGAGAACAGGTTCGCGACGTTCTCGGGCTGGAATTTCTGGGCAACACCCCGCTCGTCCAGAACAAGCCGGGCACGGATGTGTTGCCAAAGGGACAGGAGGGGCCGCCTACCGCCACACGCCCGTCCAGCGTTGCCCGCTACACTGTCGATCACCCGCTATCGTCCTTCGCCGAAACGCTGCGCAGCACACGGCTTGCGATAGATCTTGGCATTCCCCCGAAAACCGGCGCGCGGGTGGTGGGCGTCGTATCGGCGTTGCCGAGCGAGGGCAAATCGACGATCTCCATCAATCTGGCTCAGCTTCTGGCCGGACAAGGAGCAAGGGTTCTTCTGCTGGATGCGGATATTCGCAACCCGGGCGCCACGCGCGCTTTGGGGCGCCATGCTGCAGAAGGCCTGCTCGAAGTGCTGTTAGAAGGCCGCAATATGCGCGATGTGCTGCTGCACGACGAAAAGACGCGGCTCGCTTTCCTGCCAACGGTCGTCAAGCAGCGCGTACCGCACTCCTCCGAGCTGCTGACATCGGCGCAAATGTACAAATTGCTGGCCGAAGCGAGCAGTCTCTTCGACTACATCATCGTCGATCTGCCGCCTCTCGGGCCGGTGGTGGACGCCCGCGCGATGGCCGGCCGAATCGACGGTTTCGTCTTCGTCACAGAGTGGGGCAAAACCGCCCGCAGGGCGGTACGCAATACAATTGAAAACGAAGTCCAGATCCGCAAGAAGTGTCTCGGTGTCATCCTCAACAAGGTGGACACGGAAAAGCTGAAGCTTTACCGGGCTTACGGTTCAAGCGAATATTATCACGCGCGCTACACGCGATATTACCATGATTAG
- a CDS encoding glycosyltransferase family 4 protein → MTSALFVSHTGEKGGAELFLTDLVKAGPHSWRACFLSGGGAADDLAAAGRPPVMLSAGEKMLSIRRDSPFGAMLRGAADVVAVAWQLSQQARHYDVICANSQKALFVCALAAKLSRRPLVWVLHDIVTDPAFSSANRHASLAFARLFARLVAVNSQETGRAFVEAGGQAEKVRIVYNGFDPAKAVAHDPGRATRLRMELGLGPEPLVGLFGRLSEWKGQHVFLDAIAAMDGVQAVIVGGALFGQDAYETRIREQASRLGLDGRVRFLGFRSDVPELMASMDAVAHTSVVAEPFGRVVVEAMMCGRPVVATRGGGVTEIIRDGETGLLVPPGDASALAAALGCILSQPALAERLAQQGREDVSRRFSLEETCRSVSALLSEAV, encoded by the coding sequence ATGACATCCGCTCTATTTGTCAGTCACACAGGAGAGAAGGGTGGCGCCGAGCTTTTTCTGACGGACCTCGTCAAGGCCGGACCGCATTCCTGGCGAGCTTGTTTTCTCAGTGGCGGTGGTGCTGCTGATGATCTGGCAGCGGCCGGGAGGCCTCCGGTCATGTTATCCGCTGGCGAAAAAATGCTGTCGATCCGCCGTGACTCACCGTTTGGCGCAATGCTGCGTGGCGCGGCCGATGTTGTCGCCGTCGCTTGGCAATTGAGCCAGCAGGCGAGACATTACGACGTAATCTGCGCCAATTCGCAGAAGGCGCTGTTCGTTTGCGCGCTTGCCGCGAAACTCAGCCGCCGCCCACTTGTCTGGGTTTTGCACGATATAGTCACCGATCCCGCATTCAGCTCCGCCAATCGCCATGCCTCGCTGGCATTCGCGCGCCTTTTCGCAAGGCTGGTGGCCGTCAATTCGCAGGAAACCGGCCGGGCTTTCGTTGAAGCCGGCGGGCAGGCAGAAAAGGTCCGCATCGTTTATAACGGCTTCGACCCCGCAAAGGCTGTGGCCCACGATCCCGGCAGAGCTACGCGGTTGCGTATGGAATTGGGCCTTGGTCCTGAACCGCTTGTCGGATTGTTCGGCCGGCTGAGCGAATGGAAGGGGCAACACGTCTTTCTGGACGCGATCGCGGCGATGGATGGCGTTCAGGCCGTCATCGTTGGCGGAGCGCTATTCGGGCAGGACGCCTATGAGACGCGCATCCGCGAGCAGGCATCCCGTCTCGGTCTGGATGGTCGTGTCCGCTTCCTCGGTTTCCGGTCGGATGTACCAGAGCTGATGGCATCGATGGATGCCGTTGCCCACACCTCTGTTGTCGCCGAACCGTTCGGGCGGGTGGTGGTGGAGGCCATGATGTGCGGGCGGCCAGTTGTCGCTACACGCGGTGGTGGGGTTACCGAAATCATTAGGGACGGCGAAACGGGTCTTCTGGTGCCGCCGGGCGACGCATCGGCGCTTGCGGCAGCACTAGGCTGCATCCTGTCGCAGCCGGCTCTGGCGGAAAGGCTGGCGCAGCAGGGCCGCGAGGATGTGAGCCGGCGTTTTTCGCTGGAGGAGACCTGCCGGTCCGTTTCCGCTTTGCTGTCGGAAGCAGTGTGA
- a CDS encoding O-antigen ligase family protein, with product MSSIEAQSEPLSSSPPRPVAFPDYFRTAAIVIFWAIFLLALLNRGATEIESRIVVTVAIYLLLVPAILLFGQPRAGASVALVATCLLLGALIIQMWLQSSVPGIAPPNPAWSTAAMFVQFAPDATVSLTPADDWLGLLSAALPFGAFMAGLVIFDTDERAAKALRWFAIAGGWLALLSIVQFLLFPETLGFIQKRFYLGSLTGLFVNRNTAATFFGLILLTLVVMLHKRLTAPDWGMVRALVANRLTVPVGQKRLIRKAAFIGVLTAFCFIALMLTGSRAGIASSFAALSFLILLTVFNSPIKTGRNAAALRRKRRGTKRRAAIVLAITLGLFLLFANRVALRMETRLEDDMRFCYMPGIARAISDSWPWGTGLASFTETYAPYHAAQCGVDAIVTHAHNVYAEGLLTLGLAFPFYAAFFVLVQLAIFIRGARKRKNYRYASHLGLAGLLLVALHSTLDFSLQIPGFAMAYAVFLAPVVTLCLNPPGVGRDRSRRREPSPSDPAMPA from the coding sequence ATGTCGTCCATCGAAGCCCAATCAGAACCGCTATCCTCATCGCCACCGCGACCGGTTGCGTTTCCAGACTATTTTCGGACGGCCGCCATAGTCATCTTCTGGGCTATCTTCCTGCTTGCGCTTCTCAATCGCGGCGCAACTGAAATCGAGAGCCGTATCGTCGTCACCGTTGCAATTTATTTGTTGCTCGTGCCCGCCATCCTGTTGTTCGGGCAGCCCCGGGCTGGTGCAAGCGTGGCGCTTGTGGCGACCTGCCTTTTGCTGGGGGCACTCATCATCCAGATGTGGCTGCAATCATCTGTGCCGGGTATTGCTCCACCCAATCCCGCCTGGTCGACCGCCGCCATGTTTGTGCAGTTCGCCCCCGACGCCACGGTTTCGCTCACCCCGGCGGATGATTGGCTCGGCCTGTTAAGCGCCGCCCTGCCCTTCGGCGCCTTCATGGCCGGCCTCGTCATTTTCGATACCGACGAGCGCGCGGCAAAAGCGCTGCGATGGTTCGCAATTGCCGGCGGATGGCTGGCACTGTTGTCAATCGTGCAATTTCTGCTTTTTCCAGAAACACTCGGCTTCATTCAGAAGCGCTTCTATCTCGGCAGCCTGACCGGCCTTTTCGTCAACCGTAATACCGCCGCCACCTTCTTCGGTCTCATTCTCCTGACCCTCGTCGTGATGCTGCACAAACGGCTGACAGCTCCAGACTGGGGAATGGTCAGGGCGCTGGTGGCAAATCGCCTGACCGTTCCAGTCGGCCAGAAACGCCTCATCCGCAAGGCCGCCTTCATCGGCGTGCTCACTGCCTTTTGCTTCATCGCCCTGATGCTGACCGGATCGCGCGCCGGCATCGCATCAAGCTTTGCGGCACTGAGTTTCCTCATTCTTCTGACCGTCTTCAACTCACCCATCAAAACAGGCCGCAACGCGGCTGCCCTGCGTCGCAAGCGGCGCGGCACGAAGCGCCGCGCGGCGATCGTGCTCGCCATTACGCTTGGCCTGTTCCTGCTCTTCGCCAATCGCGTGGCGCTTCGCATGGAAACGCGATTGGAAGACGACATGCGCTTCTGCTACATGCCGGGCATCGCGCGTGCCATTTCTGACAGCTGGCCTTGGGGAACCGGCCTAGCAAGTTTTACGGAAACCTACGCGCCCTATCATGCGGCGCAATGCGGGGTGGACGCCATCGTCACCCACGCCCACAATGTCTATGCCGAGGGACTGCTGACGCTCGGCCTCGCATTTCCATTTTATGCGGCTTTTTTCGTGCTCGTCCAACTCGCCATTTTTATTCGCGGGGCGCGCAAACGCAAAAACTACCGTTACGCCTCCCATCTCGGGCTTGCCGGGCTGCTGCTCGTCGCATTGCATTCGACACTCGATTTTTCGCTGCAGATCCCCGGCTTCGCAATGGCTTACGCCGTATTCCTTGCGCCCGTCGTCACGCTTTGTCTCAACCCCCCAGGGGTTGGACGGGACCGTTCGCGGCGGCGCGAACCATCTCCAAGCGATCCCGCAATGCCGGCCTAG
- a CDS encoding acyltransferase family protein: protein MMTMQKIEKAPVSGAQRLDILQMMRALAAIMIVALHAQVNWEFSLVNLHLLRLGAGVDLFFVISGFVIVYASRPYFAAEGGRSAFLVRRLLRILPLYWFVLTMRLAMAAVAVLLSAKAFPSLQAVLTSYLFIPYDSMGYGDAYPFPIIDLGWTLNYEMFFYVVFAVFIFLPLERAVLTTAAVLLAAVLIGSNFSLALPFSFWFQPIILEFVAGMLLAVLFLRGVRLPPLLGIAVALCGVAIWTLIDLKRFEFQCNPGCYSYTRLLVFGGGAIFLMAAATLTRGISLPRFAQPLAKLGDSSYALYLLHPFIFRAFLVASGGITWPQEWKNVVYLIVVASTIAIAHAFHVLVETPANIWLRDRLITPRRKVAVS from the coding sequence ATGATGACGATGCAAAAAATTGAAAAAGCGCCTGTTTCCGGGGCGCAGCGTCTCGATATTCTTCAAATGATGCGCGCCCTGGCGGCAATCATGATTGTTGCGCTGCACGCGCAGGTGAACTGGGAGTTCTCGCTCGTCAACCTCCATCTCCTGAGGCTGGGTGCGGGCGTAGATCTGTTTTTCGTCATTTCCGGCTTTGTCATCGTTTATGCCTCCCGGCCGTATTTCGCAGCGGAGGGAGGGCGCTCGGCCTTTCTTGTGCGCCGGCTTCTCCGCATCCTTCCTCTTTACTGGTTCGTGTTGACCATGCGGCTCGCCATGGCCGCGGTCGCCGTTCTTCTCAGCGCCAAGGCCTTCCCGTCCTTGCAGGCCGTCCTAACCTCCTACCTCTTCATTCCCTATGACAGCATGGGTTATGGTGACGCTTATCCGTTTCCAATCATCGATCTGGGCTGGACGCTGAATTACGAGATGTTTTTTTATGTCGTATTCGCGGTTTTTATCTTCTTGCCGCTGGAACGCGCCGTGCTGACAACAGCGGCTGTGCTGCTCGCCGCAGTGCTCATCGGCTCCAACTTCAGTCTCGCCTTGCCGTTTAGTTTCTGGTTTCAGCCCATCATTCTGGAGTTCGTGGCGGGAATGTTGCTCGCCGTGCTTTTCCTGCGCGGCGTGCGCCTGCCGCCCTTGCTGGGGATTGCGGTGGCCCTTTGCGGCGTGGCGATCTGGACGCTTATCGATCTGAAAAGGTTCGAATTCCAATGCAATCCGGGCTGTTATTCCTATACCCGGCTGCTCGTTTTTGGCGGTGGCGCGATTTTCCTGATGGCCGCGGCAACCCTGACCAGGGGCATCTCCCTGCCCCGTTTTGCGCAGCCACTGGCGAAACTGGGCGATTCCTCCTACGCGCTTTACCTGCTGCACCCGTTCATCTTTCGGGCATTCCTAGTTGCTTCCGGCGGCATCACCTGGCCGCAGGAGTGGAAAAATGTCGTCTATCTCATCGTCGTCGCCAGCACCATCGCCATCGCCCACGCATTTCACGTCCTTGTCGAAACGCCCGCAAATATCTGGCTTCGTGACCGGCTGATAACACCCCGGCGAAAAGTCGCCGTGTCCTGA
- a CDS encoding glycosyltransferase family 4 protein: protein MRILVNMPSQYGGKPSGVARVTFSLLERLLDQTRDDYILRSPWTRAQLPENLRESRLQLIETPRPRIMVFDVLRQAMTLPALCRKLGIDVLFNADPFGSPSGGKRRVTLVHDLYFKTIPEQIGWRATLTTDLIFRLMMAGSNRITCVSEATRKDLAQFYPSAAGKSLTIHSDSTLNVDLASLNGPPPVAAPYILAVGNATSNKNFSLLGKAFAVIGKVRPDLHVVHVGRDDAEEIGSVLDDPELKARLIRLSGIDDHQLADLYRHAACLCVPSTYEGFCLPVLEAQQLGCPVVCSNRSATPEIAGKGALTFDPADSDSLVAALERLFREPDLASDLRQAGYENRKLYSWQKAAESYAQIFHEQT from the coding sequence ATGCGTATTCTCGTAAACATGCCGAGCCAGTATGGCGGCAAACCTTCCGGCGTCGCCCGCGTGACCTTCAGCCTGCTGGAGCGGCTGCTGGATCAGACGCGGGACGACTACATCCTGCGCTCTCCCTGGACGCGGGCACAGCTGCCCGAAAACCTGCGCGAAAGCCGCCTTCAGCTGATTGAGACGCCGCGGCCGCGTATCATGGTGTTTGATGTGCTGCGTCAGGCTATGACGTTGCCGGCACTTTGCCGCAAGCTCGGCATCGATGTGCTGTTCAACGCCGATCCCTTCGGAAGTCCCAGCGGCGGCAAACGGCGCGTCACCCTGGTTCACGATCTTTATTTCAAGACCATCCCCGAACAGATCGGCTGGCGGGCGACGTTGACGACGGATTTGATCTTTCGACTGATGATGGCTGGTTCGAACCGGATCACCTGCGTATCGGAAGCGACGCGAAAGGATCTGGCGCAGTTTTATCCATCGGCTGCTGGAAAAAGCCTGACTATCCATTCTGACAGCACCCTGAATGTCGATCTAGCGAGTTTAAACGGCCCGCCGCCAGTTGCCGCGCCCTACATACTGGCGGTCGGAAACGCGACGTCGAATAAAAACTTTTCGCTTCTGGGCAAGGCTTTTGCCGTGATTGGCAAGGTTAGGCCTGATTTGCACGTCGTGCATGTTGGCCGCGACGATGCCGAGGAAATCGGCAGCGTGCTCGATGATCCGGAGCTGAAGGCGCGACTGATCCGGCTTTCCGGCATAGACGACCATCAACTGGCAGACCTTTACCGCCACGCCGCCTGCCTTTGCGTGCCTTCCACATATGAAGGGTTCTGCCTGCCGGTGCTGGAGGCGCAGCAACTGGGGTGTCCGGTCGTCTGCTCCAACCGTTCCGCAACGCCGGAGATCGCCGGAAAGGGCGCACTCACCTTCGATCCCGCGGACTCTGACAGCCTTGTCGCGGCACTTGAGCGGCTTTTTCGGGAGCCGGATCTGGCAAGCGATCTTCGCCAGGCTGGTTATGAAAACCGCAAGCTGTATTCATGGCAGAAGGCGGCGGAAAGCTATGCGCAGATTTTCCATGAACAGACCTGA
- a CDS encoding glycosyltransferase family 4 protein, producing the protein MRILQITSLFSPDRVGGAEIFMEDLARGLAENGHTVAVAAISRKQQAVELRDDFAVYRLGHTTPFFIGDWEEQPGWKRKYYKIAVQLDPGLLRRLARVIDDFRPDVVNTHSLSELTPLIWPMIRKRGIPLVHSLHDFTSMCTNGSLFHDGHICDGTSKKCRAFSYLHRRCQCAVDAVAGVGHDIVERHVQAGFFTHVPESRRTVIWNAIAPPASQTQRIPRAPGDPLVFGYLGRIEAPKGADLLIESLPLLPPKGWRLVMAGRAPGGIEAYEQKTANLPVEFPGYVDADSFFAGIDCLIVPPLWPEAFGRTVAEAILRGVPVLGANLAGVAEQIGRDRPERLFTPGSAAELAARMTNAMRNPAILAETPETKARISQGVAPERVIGAYEALYSELRSGIRA; encoded by the coding sequence ATGCGGATATTGCAAATAACGTCGCTGTTTTCTCCGGACCGGGTCGGCGGCGCGGAGATATTCATGGAAGACCTAGCGCGCGGGCTGGCGGAGAATGGACACACGGTAGCGGTGGCGGCGATCTCACGCAAACAACAGGCCGTGGAGCTGCGGGATGATTTTGCCGTTTACCGCCTCGGACATACCACGCCGTTTTTTATCGGGGACTGGGAAGAGCAACCCGGATGGAAGCGAAAATACTACAAGATCGCCGTGCAGCTGGATCCGGGTCTCCTGCGCCGGCTTGCCCGCGTCATCGATGATTTCCGGCCTGATGTCGTCAACACCCATTCGCTGTCGGAGCTGACACCGCTGATCTGGCCGATGATCCGCAAGCGCGGCATTCCGCTCGTCCATTCCCTGCACGATTTCACCAGCATGTGCACCAACGGCTCCCTGTTTCACGACGGGCACATCTGCGACGGCACCAGCAAAAAATGCCGCGCCTTCTCTTACCTGCACCGGCGTTGCCAATGCGCCGTCGACGCTGTCGCCGGTGTCGGCCACGATATTGTCGAGCGCCATGTGCAGGCCGGCTTTTTCACCCATGTACCGGAAAGCCGCCGCACGGTCATCTGGAATGCCATCGCGCCGCCAGCTTCACAGACACAGCGCATTCCACGCGCGCCTGGGGACCCGCTTGTTTTCGGCTATCTGGGCCGCATCGAGGCGCCCAAGGGTGCAGATCTCCTGATCGAGTCGCTGCCGCTCCTGCCGCCGAAGGGCTGGCGACTGGTCATGGCGGGTCGCGCGCCGGGCGGCATCGAAGCCTACGAGCAAAAAACCGCCAACCTTCCGGTCGAATTTCCCGGCTACGTGGACGCCGATAGTTTCTTCGCCGGTATAGATTGTCTGATCGTTCCACCACTCTGGCCAGAGGCTTTCGGGCGCACTGTCGCTGAAGCTATTCTACGCGGTGTGCCGGTTCTCGGCGCCAATCTCGCCGGTGTCGCCGAACAGATCGGTCGGGACCGGCCGGAACGCCTTTTCACGCCGGGCAGCGCCGCCGAGCTTGCCGCCCGCATGACTAACGCGATGCGCAACCCCGCCATTCTCGCGGAAACACCGGAAACCAAAGCGCGCATTTCGCAGGGCGTCGCGCCCGAACGGGTAATCGGGGCATACGAAGCTCTCTATTCGGAGCTGCGCAGCGGCATCAGGGCATGA
- a CDS encoding SGNH/GDSL hydrolase family protein: MIGVSLGITSRNIPTMVPSLNALSPLRARLTAGQNATIFVNGDSTAYADAGPFQQFAMMLGDLHDTRVVLHRWAEWQTNAPTGPKAYADSVTLRAGMGPTLTVYLAALPGGMAGYMLADQRAAALKIPRPDLCITHHGHNMQSFETPGGILSSGRAALLGPLGMIEWQWPGAPQLITTQNPWRDSTGYDKVYNAILDLARAHPGLTLVDTHASFVARGKDHALYRDNVHPNDAGSQLIARTLFSCYLGSAPDNVFQTPCWPKLPAANLIVNGDFTDWTGSAPSGWSLAASGSAIKAAEVTFSPAFAHSLGLRANGNQSAALVRYFRNAEAAAMIGKTVSFAVLYKNTEGQRAPYVTLVSKSGGAVRTISCSALQFGGANALDNSGWMWATANDIAIDPDISPSGYGFYVRIMPAFGMSAPVSNEPLYIQRVIAVEGALPKGNLSD, translated from the coding sequence ATGATCGGCGTATCGCTCGGCATCACCTCCCGAAACATCCCCACCATGGTCCCTTCCCTGAACGCGCTCTCACCCTTGCGCGCGCGTTTGACTGCGGGTCAGAATGCCACGATCTTCGTGAATGGTGACAGCACCGCCTATGCCGATGCCGGACCATTCCAGCAGTTCGCCATGATGCTTGGCGATCTGCACGACACAAGGGTTGTGCTGCACCGCTGGGCAGAATGGCAGACAAACGCCCCCACCGGGCCAAAGGCCTATGCGGATTCGGTTACGCTGCGCGCAGGCATGGGGCCAACGCTCACGGTCTATCTTGCGGCACTGCCCGGCGGCATGGCCGGTTACATGCTCGCGGACCAGCGCGCGGCGGCGTTGAAGATTCCGCGTCCCGACCTGTGCATCACGCATCATGGGCATAATATGCAGAGTTTCGAGACGCCGGGTGGTATCCTAAGCTCCGGACGAGCCGCCCTGCTCGGACCGCTTGGCATGATCGAATGGCAATGGCCGGGTGCCCCCCAACTCATCACCACCCAGAACCCCTGGCGCGATAGCACCGGTTACGACAAGGTCTATAATGCGATCCTTGACCTTGCCCGAGCGCACCCGGGCCTCACGCTGGTGGATACACACGCGTCATTTGTAGCGAGAGGCAAGGACCATGCGCTTTACCGCGACAACGTCCATCCGAACGATGCCGGATCTCAGCTCATCGCCCGAACCTTGTTCAGTTGTTATCTGGGATCGGCGCCCGATAACGTCTTTCAGACACCTTGTTGGCCAAAACTTCCCGCCGCCAATCTTATCGTCAACGGCGATTTCACCGATTGGACGGGGTCCGCTCCATCGGGTTGGAGCCTGGCGGCGTCGGGTTCCGCCATAAAAGCCGCAGAAGTCACCTTTTCTCCGGCTTTCGCTCACAGCCTCGGTTTGCGTGCGAATGGCAACCAGTCGGCCGCACTGGTTCGTTATTTTCGCAATGCGGAGGCCGCCGCGATGATCGGCAAAACCGTTTCATTTGCAGTGCTTTATAAAAATACCGAGGGACAGCGTGCGCCCTATGTCACACTGGTTTCAAAAAGCGGCGGCGCAGTCCGGACGATCAGTTGCTCCGCGCTTCAATTTGGTGGTGCGAACGCCCTCGACAATAGCGGCTGGATGTGGGCGACAGCCAACGACATCGCGATCGATCCTGATATCAGCCCCAGCGGATATGGTTTCTATGTGAGGATCATGCCGGCATTCGGCATGAGCGCGCCGGTTTCCAACGAACCGCTTTACATACAGCGGGTGATCGCCGTTGAGGGCGCTCTGCCAAAAGGCAATCTGAGCGACTGA